TGGCCTTGGCAATAGGCGGGTGTGCTTCGGTTGCCGATATCAAGCAGACCCCACCCACGTTGGTGGTCATTTCCGGGAAAAAGCCGCAGGAATATGCGGCCTGCGTGGTGCGAAAGTTGGAGGCGACACGTCGTCCGTCACAGATCGAACCCCATAAGGAAGGAATTCAAGTGATTGTGCCGCAGAAGTTTTCGGCCGATCCGTCAGCGATCTTCGAAATCGAGGACCGCTCCAGTGGCAGCAGCATCAAGCTCTATGAAAGCATGTCCAACGTGCCGATTCGCCCGGGCGATGTGAAGAAAGCCGGGGAGGATTGCATTTCCGGCTAAGCCAGGGCGTATTTCCACGAACTGAATCCGATAAAAGCCCCACTCTCCAGGAACGAGTCTCTTCGATCCTGCAGAGTGGGGCTTTTTTTGTACTTTTTTGGTGTTGTAGCGGAAGGCCAATTCCCCTACCATCTGTGAGGTTATGCATTTATCGCCTAAGCTTATAACTATACAGATGGAGCTGTGATGAGGTCTCTGGAGCGAGCACTGATGGGAGGCGCGTTATGGTTGCTGTTGGGCAACACTTACGCGCTCGATGGCAACAAGATTTTTACCGAGGGCGGTTCGCAGCCCGGCGCGATGCCTTGTGTGGCCTGTCATGGCGCCGATGGGCTGGGGCTGGCCGCGGCAGGTTTCCCCAGGCTGGCGGGGTTGCCGGCACACTACGTGCGCAAGCAGTTGGCGGACTACGCCAGCGGCGCGCGAAGTCATCCGGTGATGCAGCCGCTGGCAAGCGCGCTCACCGATGCGCAAATCTCAGCATTGAGCGATGCCGTGGCCGCGATGCCTGCTCCCATGATCGCTGCGGTACCTCGTAGCCAAATGCCGGCCAACCCGATACAGAAACTGGCCCTCCAAGGTGCGTGGGAACGGCAGATCCCCGCATGCGTCAGTTGCCACGGTCCCGCTGGTGTTGGCGTGGGGGATGCATTTCCGCCCTTGGCCGGCCAGCCCGCCGCTTATCTGGTGGCGCAACTGAACGCTTGGCAGAACGGCACGCGGCGCAACGATCCCAATGATCTGATGGGGCACATCGCCAAAGCCCTGACTCCGGATGAGGTGCAGGGCGTGGCCCATTACTTCGCCTCGTTGCCGCTGGAGGCCACGCCATGAAGGCAATCATATTGATGGGAATGCTCATTGCGTTGCCCGCCCAGGCTGCCACGATCGCCATGGAAGATCAGTCGCAATTGCAGGCCGCCAAGCATGCCAATGTCCCAGCCTTTGAACCGCCCCAGGAAAGCGAACTGCCGGACAATGCCTACGGCAAGCTGGTCAGGCAGGGGTATGAGTTGTTCGTGGACACCAAGCGCCTGGCGCCGCAATTTGTCGGCAACGGGCTCAATTGCAGCAACTGCCATCTGGATCAGGGTCGCATGGCCAATTCGGCGCCTTTGTGGGGCGCGTATCCCATGTATCCGGCGTACCGCAAGAAGAACGACAAGGTCAATACCTTTGCCGAGCGCTTGCAGGGCTGCTTCCAGTTCAGCATGAACGGCGGTGCCCCGCCGGCCGCGGACAGTCCCGAGATTACCGCGCTGTCGGTGTACGCCTACTGGCTCTCCAGCAAGGCGCCTCTGGGTGTCGAACTGCCGGGGCGCGGTTATCCCGATGTGGCGCAACCGACCAATGGATATGACCTGGCTCAAGGCGCGCAGGTGTACAACGGGCAGTGCGCAATTTGCCATGGTGCGCAAGGGCAGGGGCAGAAAGTCGGCGAGGGGTATGTGATGCCGCCGTTGTGGGGCAAGGATTCCTATAACTGGGGGGCTGGCATGCACCGGATCAACACGGCGGCCTCCTTCATCAAGCACAACATGCCGTTGGGCAAGATCGGCAGCTTGAGCGATCAGCAGGCGTGGGACGTCGCCGCGTATATCAACAGCCACGAACGCCCGCAGGATCCGAGGCTGGTTGAAGGGTCGATCGAGAAGACCCGTATCAAGTTTCACGCCAATGACGGGGTCAATCTCTATGGCCAGACTGTGGAAGGCGTGTTGATCGGGCAAGGCATCCGTTAAACTGTTGGTCACTGTCTACAAGAATGCCGCTCAAACCCTCGGTCTGAGCGGCATTGACCTGCCTGGAACGTCCCGTTATGAAGCGAGAACACGTCAAAGACCGCCATGCTGAGGGTCAGATCACAGCCACCCACGTCATCCAGAACCCTGCCGACCTGGGCGAGTGGATCGTATTTTTCAAGAAAAGTGACGGCCGCAGTTACTTCCTGGTGGACGATCAGGATGAGGTCGAGTCATTCCCGCGCCTGGATGACCTGATCGAAACCTTGCGCGGCCTGGGGATCAAGTTCGCCGAAGTTCACCTGTAGCGCCAAGGCTTACTTGCACACCACCAGGACGCTGCGGCTTTTGAAATTGCCCACGTCCTTGCCCAGGGTCTGTTCGCTTTCCTTGAGGGCCGGGGTTCCGTCGGTACCGACGATACGGTAGCCGGTGCCCGCGCAGGAGGCGTCGGCTTTCTCGTAGCAACTGGCCCACGAGTTGGCTTCGCCCGAGCAGTCGATGGTCAGGCCTTGCTCACCATTTTTCAGGTAAGTGTCGGATGTGGTGGTGCAGCCGGCCAGCGCCAATACCGCAGTGAATGCCAGGATCTTGTTCATAGAGAATCGTCTTCGAAGGTGTGGGAGGGGGGCGCTGACACTGTTGTGGGGCGTTGGCGGAAGATTATAGCGAACTGCCATCTAGGTACAGCCAAACACAAAAAAGCCCCGCTTTGCGGGGCTTTTGCTGCAAGGCTGCGTGGCTTACTTGCCTTTTGGCCGCTTGCTCGATGCATGACCGGCTTCATCCACGAATACTTCGGCGACTGCAATTGCCTGGCTTTCGGTCGCGAAAGCGCCCGCGACGCTGTCGCCATGGAAGTTGATCAAGTGCCAGCCGTCCGCACGTTGGGTGATCAGGTAGCCGTTTACGCCTTTTGGTTCTGACATCTAATTAGCAGTCTCGTAAGCTGATTCAAGTGCGCAATGATAGCCGCAAATACCCTGGCGTTGCCCAAGTAATTCATGCCCGGTGCCGGGTAATGAAAAGCATGCTACAAAGAGTGCGACTCGTTAAAACAGTGAGGCTCGAGTGCCGGTCAGTCCGCCCATTGAAAGATCGTTGGAACTTACGTCCATATTTTTTCTCTATGATGACATCGCGGCGCCAGCAGGACCCATTGTAAGGTGACTGCGGCCTGATTAGACTGCGCCGAATTCCGTACGTACAGCCCTTTGTAAGGACTCATATGATCAAGAAATGCTTGTTCCCAGCAGCCGGTTACGGCACTCGCTTCCTGCCAGCGACCAAAGCCATGCCCAAAGAGATGCTGCCGGTGGTGAACAAGCCACTGATTCAGTACGGCGTCGAAGAGGCACTGGATGCCGGCTTGAATGAAATCTCCATCGTGACCGGTCGCGGCAAGCGCGCGCTGGAAGACCACTTCGACATCAGCTACGAGTTGGAAAACCAGATCAAGGGCACCGACAAGGAAAAATACCTGGTCGGTATTCGCAAGCTGCTCGACGAATGCTCGTTCTCCTACACCCGTCAGACCCAGATGAAAGGCCTCGGCCACGCCATCCTTACCGGTCGCCCGCTGATCGGTGACGAACCGTTCGCCGTGGTACTGGCTGATGACCTCTGTGTGAACCTGGAAGGCGACGGTGTGCTGACCCAGATGGTCAAGCTCTACCAGAAATATCGCTGCACCATCGTTGCGGTAATGGAAGTCAACCCGACCGAAACCAACAAGTACGGCGTGATCGCTGGCGACGACATTGGTGATGGCCTGATCCGCGTGCGTGACATGGTCGAGAAGCCTGCACCGGAAGATGCACCGTCGAACCTGGCGATCATCGGCCGCTACATCCTGACCCCGGACATCTTCAAGCTGATCGAAGAAACCGAGCCGGGCAAGGGCGGCGAGATCCAGATCACCGATGCCCTGCTCAAGCAAGCCAAAGACGGTTGCGTGATTGCCTACAAGTTCAAGGGCCAGCGTTTCGACTGCGGCGGTGCTGAAGGCTACATCGAGGCTACCAACTTCTGCTACGAGCATTTCTACAAGACTGGCAAGGCGTACTGATTCACCCTTGCTCATCTGTTTCAAGTGAAAGCCACCTTCGGGTGGCTTTTCCGTTTTTCAGCCCCATGTAAGTCGGTATGCTGGTGTCCTGCCGAGGAGAATGAAATGGCCTACGATTTTGACCTGTATGTAATTGGCGCCGGTTCCGGCGGTGTTCGCGCGGCGCGTTTTGCCGCAGGCTTTGGCGCCAAGGTGGCCGTGGCGGAAAGCCGCTACCTGGGTGGCACCTGTGTCAATGTCGGTTGCGTACCGAAAAAACTGTTGGTGTACGGCGCGCATTTCGCCGAAGACTTCGAACAGGCCAGCGGTTTCGGCTGGTCGCTGGGTGAAGCGAACTTCGACTGGGCGACCCTGATCGCCAATAAAGACCGTGAGATCAACCGCCTCAACGGCATCTATCGCAACCTGCTGGTCAACAGCGGCGTGACCCTGCATGAAGGGCATGCGCGCCTGGTTGATCCCCATCAGGTGGAAATCAACGGTGAGCACTTCACCGCCAAGCATGTCCTGATCGCCACGGGCGGCTGGCCGCAAATTCCGGACATTCCAGGCCGTGAACACGCCATTGGCTCTAATGAAGCGTTCTTTCTCAAAGAACTGCCAAAGCGTGTGCTGGTGGTGGGCGGTGGCTACATTGCCGTTGAGTTCGCGGGCATTTTCCATGGCCTGGGTGCGCAGACCTCGCTGCTGTATCGCGGCGACCTGTTCCTGCGTGGCTTCGATGGCGCGGTGCGCAAGCATTTGCAGGAAGAGCTGACCAAGCGCGGCCTGGACCTGCAGTTCAATGCCGATATCGAGCGCATCGACAAGCAAGCCGATGGCAGTCTCAAGGCCACCTTGAAAGACGGTCGGGTGCTGGAAGCCGACTGCGTGTTCTACGCCACCGGCCGGCGTCCGATGCTGGACAACCTGGGGTTGGAGAATACCGGCGTCACCCTCGACGAGCGTGGCTTTGTCAGCGTGGACGAGTTGTATCAAACCGCCGAGCCGTCGATCCTGGCCATTGGCGATGTGATCGGTCGCGTGCAATTGACCCCTGTCGCCCTGGCCGAGGGCATGGCCGTGGCCCGTCGCCTGTTCAAGCCCGAGCAGTACCGTCCGGTGGATTACGCGATGATTCCGACGGCCGTGTTCAGCCTGCCGAATATCGGTACGGTGGGCCTTACGGAAGAGGACGCGAAGAAGAACGGTCATAAGGTGCAGATCTTCGAAAGCCGCTTCCGGCCCATGAAGCTGACCCTGACGGACTGTCAGGAAAAGACCCTGATGAAGCTGGTGGTCGACGCCGACACCGACAAAGTGCTGGGCTGCCACATGGTCGGGCCTGACGCCGGCGAAATCGTGCAGGGCCTGGCGATCGCGCTCAAGGCGGGCGCGACCAAGCAGCATTTCGACGAAACCATCGGCGTGCACCCGACGGCGGCGGAAGAGTTCGTCACCATGCGCACGCCTGTGGCGGGCTGATCAGGTTTCGCTCGTGGCCTCTGGCGCCGTTGCAGCGACGGCGGCCAGGCGCAACGCTTCAATACTGGCCTGGGCCTTGATCAGGTCCAGTTCCAGCGCCTTGTTGGCCTGCTGATGTTCAGTAAGCGCCGCCTGGCGTGACTGGCTTTCCAGCAGCGCCACCCGCAAGCGCTCCTGAAGCAGCGTGCGCTCGCTGTCGACCTGGCTGATTTTCTCATTCAATTTGAGCTGCAAGGCCTGGTCTTTGCGCAGTTGCTCCTGCAGTGCGCTCAGATCCTTCGCGGTTACTCGGTGCTCGATCAACAGGCGTTCGTTGTCCCGATGCAGCTGGGTGATTTCATCCTGACGCACCAGTGCGCTCTGCTGGGCCTGACGCAGTTCCGCCTGGACCTGTTGCAACTGGCCTTCATGACGACGCTGCTCCTGCTCACGCTGTTCCTTGACCGCATTGCGGTAGTGCTCAAGCGCATCGCGGGCGTGCAGGTGCTTGTCTTCCAGGGAGCGAATCTGCTCGTCCTTGTCCTTGATCCTCAGTTCGTAATCGCCGCACGCCTGGCTAAGCCCTGCGTTGCGCGTTTGCTCGGTCTGCAGACTGGTGCTGGCGGTCTGCAGGGCGGCGCTTTCCTCAGCGAGGGCTGCGGCCTGGATATCGAACTGATGTTGCAGCTGATCATGGGCTTGCTGCAGCGTTTCAAGCTGAGTGAGCAGGGCGCTTTTGTGCTGTTCAAACTGCGCCAGGGCGAGATCGATAGGCTCTTGGGCCTTTTCTTTCAGGCGCTGGGCGAGCCGTGCCACCAATTCGCCCAGTTCATCGTCGATGGGTGCTTCGGTGATGGTTTGGCGGGTCTCGCTTTCGTCCAGCTCCTTCAGATAGCGATGAATCGTGGTTTTTGAGCCGGTATTGCCCATCTCGATGCGCACGGCGTCGATGCTGGGGTTTTCACCACGGGCGAGGATTGCCAGGCGTGCCGTCTGGACTACTGCTTTGTTTATGCCACCGCGAGCCATGGGGTCTCCGTCGATTTCGTACTGTGGTACAGGGTATGTATATACATACTGTAGCATAACAAAAAAACACTTTGAATTCATGATTTAACAGATGGGATATTGGCGTATTATCCCGTGTTAGACACTTTTTTAACGTCGATCCAACGTCCGTAGTACGAATAGGCCCCCGCCATGAGTGATCTTGATCGTTACCTGAACGCCGCGACCCGCGACAACACGCGCCGTAGCTACCGCGCAGCCATCGAGCATTTCGAAGTGAGTTGGGGTGGATTCCTGCCCGCCACCAGCGACAGCGTGGCGCGCTATCTGGTCGCGCATGCGGGCGTGCTGGCCGTCAACACCCTGAAGTTGCGCCTCTCGGCATTGGCGCAGTGGCATACCAGTCAGGGGTTTGCCGACCCAACCAAGGCACCGGTGGTGCGCAAGGTGCTCAAGGGTATTCGTGCCGTGCACCCTGCGCGGGAGCGGCAGGCCGAGCCGCTGCAGCTCAAGCATCTGGAGCAGGTGGTGGCGTCGCTCGAGCTTGAGGCCAGGGAGGCCGGCGCCCATGGGGACCGGCCCCGATTGCTACGTGCCAAACGCGACACTGCGCTGATCCTGCTGGGGTTCTGGCGTGGTTTTCGTAGCGATGAGCTGTGTCGCTTGAGCATCGAGCATGTGCAGGCGGAGCCCGGAGCCGGCATCAGTGTGTATTTGCCACGCAGCAAGAGCGATCGCGACAACCTCGGCAAGACCTACCACACCCCCGCACTGCTGCGCCTGTGCCCGGTGCAGGCCTACAGCGAATGGCTCAGCGCTTCGGCACTGGTGCGCGGACCGGTGTTTCGCGGGATCGATCGCTGGGGCAACCTGGGCGAGGAGGGGTTGCACCCCAACAGCGTGATTCCGTTATTGCGCCAGGCGCTGGAACGGGCGGGCATCCCTGCCGAGCAGTACACCAGCCATTCGCTGCGACGTGGTTTCGCTACCTGGGCTCATCGCAGCGGCTGGGATTTGAAGTCGTTGATGAGTTACGTCGGTTGGAGCGATATGAAATCGGCCATGCGCTATGTTGAAGCAACGCCCTTTCTCGGCATGACCCTGGCGACCCAACCGTTACTTTGAGATTTCTTCTATTAATACAGCTGTCTGATAGAGAAACCCAATCGTCAGCATCAGGTTTGCCAATGAGCCATCGTCGCCAAGAGTGGGTAGGATTCATCCCATCAACTTATTAAGCCCTTTTACACAACCTGACGGAGAGTCAACGATGCCTATCATCAACAGCCAAGTAAAACCGTTTAAAGCCACCGCTTTCAAAAACGGCAGCTTCGTCGATGTGACCGACGCTGACCTGAAAGGCAAGTGGTCTGTCGTGTTCTTCTACCCAGCCGACTTCACCTTCGTTTGCCCGACCGAACTGGAAGACCTGGCTGACAACTACGCCGAATTCCAGAAACTGGGCGTGGAAATCTACAGCGTGTCCACCGACACCCACTTCGCCCACGCTGCCTGGCACAACACTTCGCCAGCCATCGGCAAGATCCAGTACACCATGATCGGCGACCCGACCCTGACCATCTCCCGCAACTTCGACGTGCTGATCGAAGAAGCCGGCCTGGCGGACCGCGGTACTTTCGTGATCAACCCGGAAGGCCAGATCAAGATCGTTGAACTGAACGACGGCGGCGTTGGTCGTGACGCTTCCGAGCTGCTGCGCAAGATCAAGGCTGCCCAGTACGTTGCTGCCCACCCGGGCGAAGTGTGCCCAGCCAAGTGGAAAGAAGGCGAGGCCACCTTGGCTCCGTCCCTGGACCTGGTCGGCAAGATCTAAGTCTGTGAAGTCTCAAGGGCGGGTATCCGCACCTACTCAGTAAGCTGCAACCGCCCTCAAAAACGCCCGGGCGAGATTCGCTCGGGCGTTTTTTTTACCCGGAATTAAAGGAAATCGCCCGTATGTTGGACGCCAATCTTAAAGCTCAGTTGAAGTCATACCTGGAGCGGGTTACCCAGCCAATCGAGATCGTCGCCTCCCTCGATGACGGGGCGAAATCCCAGGAAATGCTCGCTCTTTTGCAGGACGTAGCCAGCCTCACTGCGCTGATTACTCTGAACACCGATGGCAATGATGCGCGCAAGCCATCGTTCTCGATCAATCGCCCCGGTGCCGAGATCAGCCTGCGTTTCGCCGGCATCCCCATGGGGCATGAATTTACTTCGCTGGTGCTGGCCCTGCTGCAAGTCGGTGGCCACCCGTCGAAGGCCAGTGTCGAAGTGATTGAACAGATCCGTGCCTTGAAAGGCGAGTTCAGCTTTGAGACTTACTTTTCGCTGTCGTGCCAGAACTGCCCGGACGTTGTCCAGGCACTGAACCTGATGGCCGTGCTCAACCCCAATATCCGTCACGTGGCCATCGATGGCGCGCTGTTCCAGGCCGAAGTGGATGAACGCCAGATCATGGCGGTGCCCAGTGTCTATCTTAACGGTGTGAACTTCGGCCAGGGCCGCATGGGCCTGGAAGAAATCCTCGCCAAGCTCGACACCAGCGGTATCGAAAAAGCCGCCGAGAAAATCAGCGCCAAGGATGCCTTTGATGTACTGGTTGTCGGCGGTGGTCCGGCGGGATCATCGGCTGCGATCTACGCGGCGCGCAAAGGCATTCGTACCGGTGTAGCCGCCGAGCGTTTTGGTGGTCAGGTACTGGACACCATGTCCATCGAGAACTTTATCTCGGTACAGGAAACCGAAGGCCCTAAACTGGCCAGCGCGCTGGAAGCCCATGTGCGCCAGTACGACGTGGACATCATGAACCTGCAGCGTGCCAGCAGCCTGGTGCCGGCGAAAAATGCCGGTGAGCTGCACGAAATCCGCTTCGAAAGCGGTGCGACGCTCAAGTCCAGGACCGTGATCCTGGCCACCGGTGCACGCTGGCGCGAAATGGGTGTGCCGGGCGAGCAGGAATACAAGGCCAAGGGCGTGTGCTTCTGCCCGCACTGCGATGGTCCGTTGTTCAAGGGCAAGCGCGTGGCCGTGATTGGTGGCGGCAATTCCGGCGTCGAAGCTGCCATCGACCTGGCCGGTATCGTCAGTCACGTCACCTTGCTGGAGTTCGACAGCAAGCTGCGCGCCGACGCTGTGTTGCAGCGCAAACTGTACAGCCTGCCGAACGTTGATGTGATCACCAGCGCCTTGACCAGTGAAGTCAAAGGCGATGGTCAGAAAGTCACCGGCCTTGCGTATAAGGATCGCGACAGTGGCGAGTTCAAGACCATCGACCTGGAAGGCATCTTTGTACAAATCGGTTTGCTGCCTAACACCGACTGGCTCAAAGGCACCGTGGAACTCACACCTCGCGGCGAGATCATCGTCGATGCACGAGGTGAGACTTCATTGCCGGGTGTATTCGCCGCCGGTGACGTGACGACCGTACCTTACAAGCAGATCGTCATCGCCGTGGGCGAGGGCGCCAAGGCTTCCCTGAGTGCGTTCGACCACTTGATCCGCACCTCCGCGCCTGCTTGAAAGTCCACCGCGCAAATAAAAAACCCCCCTGAGTGATCATGGGGGTTTTCTCATTCCCACGCTCCGCGTGGGAATGCATGCGGTGACGCTCGGCGTCACACAGCGTTACATCGGCGCTGGCTGAATGATTTCAACCCAGTACGCATCCGGGTCCTTGATAAAGGCCAGGCTTTTCATGCGGCCGTCGCTCAGGCGCTTTTGGAAATCACAACCCAGTGCCTCGAAGCGTTCGCATGCCGCAACGATATCCGGCACCGAGATGCAGATATGGCCAAAGCCACGCGGATCGGTGTTGCCGTTATGGTAGGCGAAGTCAGCATCGTTTTCGGTGCCGTGGTTGTGGGTCAGTTCCAGGATGCCAGGAATCGACTTCATCCACTGGTTGCGCTCGGCGGCGTCAGCCGGTATCTGTGCCTTGTCCACGAGGGCGAGGAAATACAGGCTGAATTCGGCTTCCGGGAAATCGCGTTTTTCAACCAGGGAAAAACCCAGTACGCGGGTGTAGAAATCCAGCGACTTGGTGATGTCCTTGACGCGCAGCATGGTGTGGTTGAACACGAAGTTCGCGGTGGCGGTGTCAGGTTGTGCAGTGACGCCGGGAAAGGTGTTCAGTTCGTGCAGGCTCATGGGCCCTCCAGAAAAAAATGGGGCAAAGCGGTCCCTTGGCTTGCGGCAAGCATCCGTGCTGCCGAGCCATGATACGCAAGGCCTGCCAATCGCGCCAAATGAAAAAGCTGACGCGGCCCTTGCGAGCTGCGGGTCTGGGGCCGCAAACTTTGGCGCTGGAACCTTGGATGCTTTTTGCAATGATCGAGTTTCGTAAACCGCTGTTGAGTACATTGTGTCTACTGCTGGCGAGCCCGTTCGTATTGGCGGCCGACCCGGAGATCCATTGGCCCAGTGGCTGGCAGGTGGAGGAGGTTGAACCCGACGCCAACGCCGCCGGGAAGCGTCAGGCCGTGACCCGACAGCGTGCGATCAAGAATGACGAAAATGGCAAGACCTTGATGGTGATGGAGTTGACGGGTACGCCAATTGAGGCCGGACACAAGGTCAATCTTCACGGTGTCTTGCTGGAAATGCGTAAGTCCATCCAAAAAGACTTTGCTCAGGGCGGCTATCAAAGCGTGTGCACCAAAATGCATGCCACTACATTGAGCCGCCTTGACGCGCTTGAAACTACTTGTGTGATTACCGAGAACGGCCGGCACGTGCTGTCGCAGACACTAGTGGGCGCGGTGGATGCAGATAAAGCCTACGTTTTTTCATATGCGGGCCAGGCCCAGGCATACGAGGCCAGCCAGGACGCAGTCGGTTCAGTGCGTGATAGCCTCAAACTTTAAAAGCGCTGATGTGAACCCACATGAACTTTAATTTAAGTTCGTTTACGAACCCAATACGAAAAAAGCCCCGCTCAGGCGGGGCTTTTTGTTAGTGCATGTTAATCAACCGCGAAGCCAGGAATCCACTGTGTCTGCGCCGTACTCTTCTTTCCAGGCTTTCAGGCCACGATGGTTGCCGCCTTTGGTCTCGATCAGTTCGCCGGTGTGCGGGTTCTGGTAGACCTTGACCACGCGTGCGCGGCGCTGTTTCGGCGCGGCGGCAGGTGTAGCGCCGCGTTTGGCCGGGTTTGGATCAAGGATGGAAATCACATCGCGCAAGCTCTTGTCATAGCTGCCCATCAGTTTTTTAAGCTTTTCTTCAAATTCGATTTCTTTCTTCAGCCCGGCGTCGTTCTTCAGGGACTCCAACTGGGCAAGCTGCTCTTGAAGGGCTTTTTCTGCTGCGCGAAATTCGGCGAGTCTGGACAAAATCTGTACTCCAATAGTGTAGTTAGCTGATATCTACTGCGAAGAAAGCCTTAAGCCAAGAGGATTAAGCTAACTCAACGAAAACACCTGGCTATGCGTGTATCGCCGGCACGAAAAATTGTAGTAGTTAATCCACTTCGAGTAAATCATGTCTTTTGTCTGAATAACAATGTTTGCCGTGAAGGCAGTCGCTGACTGTTCACTGACGCGTCACCGACTTAATGAATTCATCACCCGGTAATGGACGGCCGAACAGATAGCCTTGCAGGAAGTCCACACCTTTTGCGACAAGGTAATCACACTGTTGCGCGGTTTCCACGCCCTCGGCCACGATACCCAGATCGAGCTTGGCGGACAGCTCGATGATGCTGTCGAGAATATGCCGTGAGAGTGCATCCGCACCGATCATGGCGACGAAGCTTTGATCGATCTTCAAGTAATCCACATTGAAGTTGCGCAGGTAACCCAGGCTCGAATGCCCGGTGCCGAAGTCGTCGATGGCGATCATCACGCCCAGCTGGTGCAGCGCGTCGAACAGGCGCCGCGTGATGTCGGTGG
This genomic stretch from Pseudomonas orientalis harbors:
- a CDS encoding histone-like nucleoid-structuring protein, MvaT/MvaU family, producing the protein MSRLAEFRAAEKALQEQLAQLESLKNDAGLKKEIEFEEKLKKLMGSYDKSLRDVISILDPNPAKRGATPAAAPKQRRARVVKVYQNPHTGELIETKGGNHRGLKAWKEEYGADTVDSWLRG